The Lolium perenne isolate Kyuss_39 chromosome 6, Kyuss_2.0, whole genome shotgun sequence genome segment gtaagcatagcataagatcaagtcattaagttcgttttgcTACAAGATTTCAAATACATAGTAAcccaatccttcgaccatgagatcatgttaatcaccaacATCGGATGGATAATTTTAtgacatcaaacgccacttcgtaactgggtggttataaaggtggcattgggtattttgaaagtatgagttgaagcgcatggatctagagtgggatttgtccatccaaatgatggataaatatactctgggccctctcggtggaatgtcatccaattagcttgcaagcatgtgactaggtcacaagggatgtcatatcacagtacgagtaaagagtatttatcggtaacgaggttgaactaggtatggagataccaatgatcgaacctcggataagtaaagtatcgcgcgacaaagggaatcggtatcgtatgttaatggttctttcgatcacgaagtcatcgttgaatatgtaggagccattatggatctccaggtcccgctattggttattgatcggagaggtgtctcgatcatgtctgcatagttcacgaaccgtagggtgacacatttaaggttcgatgttgtttaagtagatatgaaatatgagttggagaccgaatattgttcggagtctcggatgggatccaggacatcacgaggaggtccggaatggtccggagaataagattcatataagcaaAGTTGTTTTCTAgggttcggaaaagttcgggaattTTTTGGTGGAAGGCGGAGGGTTTCTAGAAGGTTTCGGAGGGGCCACTGGTGGACCCACGACCCCGAGAGGGGCCACCTGAGCCTCGGTGGTGCTGCCcatccctaatgggccaggcgcaccaagcctcaaggcccaggccggccaaaccccctagggtttaggggaaaccctaaaaggggggggggggacttGGGGGGCAAGTTTGCTCCCCTTTTCCCttgcgccggccctagatgggtttggacCAAGGGGGGCAACCCTAGCGACCTCCCcctctatataaagaggggaggggtggccggccacttgcccCCTTCCCCAACCCTTGCCGCCACCTCTCCTTCCTCCTcccttcttcctgcgcaggcttggcgaagccctgcaggaattttcctccaccaccaccacgccgtcgtgctgctggtatTCCGAAGGGATCTACTACGTCCGCTActccgctagaacggggagaggaaTGTCTTCATCGactccgtacgtgtgaccgagtacagaagTGCTGCCGGATCGCAGCACCGGAAGGATCGTcttcatcaaccacgagatcggaTCTCGTTAagtctttggatcttcgagggttagttctcatctatctcgttgcacctatctcatagattagatcttggcttttccatagattggatcttggtttttgttcgttcttgtggtagaatttttttgttttctatgttacGAACCCTACAATATGATTACGGTGCTATATAATTCCGATGGTGGATATTCTGGTATGAGATGATACATGTTATGCATTTACCTTGTGGTGAGACTTTATAGTTTGAAATACTTTTGAAGCATGTTTATGAATTCTATGAATTGGTTTGTTATTATATGTCATGGAAGCATCGGGGTAATGCTAGTGGTAATGCCTTCTTTTCCCACATCATGAGGTGTTTGACAACACTTAGTGTAGGTAGATAAGAGAGAGGTCTTATGCGCACAAGAAACAAAACCTTTGCCATAGTGTTGTAGTGTGTTTTTATATAAAGAAGCATGATGTATGTAGATGAGGGGTGTAACCAGGTGATAACAATGGCACAACCGAGTGATAGGAACGATACCACCAACATCCTTTGTCTAAGAGTAAAAAAGGAGAGAAGTATGACGTGGGAAAGTGACAATAATCTCAAGCTGTGTGACACATCACACATATGAGTACTTCTTTTCAACTATATGTTTTAGGACTTGTAGCCACTATTAATGTTAACCGTTCAAGCATGAAAATTGTGTGTACTTTTGTCATATTGTAATATGATATCCACCATTGTTTGAGAGAGAGATCAAGTGAAACCATGAACCCAGGTCCATTGTTCCTATGAGAGTGAACATTTGTCTTGTCCTCTTGCATTTAGAGGATTGGGACACGTTTACATTCACTATTTTTCGCATTTCACTTCCAAGGATTAAATCAACCTCCTTGTTTCTTTCACTTGTGCAGTGCATAGATAACTATAATTGTGATACTCTAGTTGGTGAGAGCAAATAGCTTTTCCTTCTTGCTCATGCGTTTCGATACCCATACCTCCACTTTGAGTGGTACTACAGTGATCACCTGCTCTTGGGGTTATTAGAAGCGCATGGGGACGTTTTGTGTGTTCAGTTTATGTATGTGTTAGTTCATGTTTCCATGGAGTAGTAGCGTAAAAGTAAGTGAGTCTTTAGTGTTGTTAGCTTTTGGTTGATCTGGTTTAGTTTTTGTGAGTGCCGGTCGTAAATGTTATGGGGTTTGATCAGTGTTGTGCCGGCAGGGCGATTTAGACTCCTGGTTTTCCTTTCGATGTTAATTATGGTCAGTTTTTGTAGTTTTCTTAAGACTGAATTATGTATGAGTATTGATGTCATGCTCAACCGTTCTCTTTTCCTGCCTTTTGTACTTGCTTGACTACATGTCAAGCGAATGTGCTCAGTGCTACTATGTTACATCGTGTTGctaattgatttttttttttgtgttttaaaaACATCAGTTTAGAGAAATTGTCTATTCAGGTTAAATTTATGAAAAAAAATCTAGTAATTAGAAACTAAtcattcatttttttgttttattcttttttttttcgcAAAACAGTCCACCGCACTATTGATAATCACCCATAGTAGTACAAAGAACCGAAAAAGAAACAAAAGTTAGACtttggaccacctagcgacgactacaacaCTACCACGAGCGGAAGACGTGCATATGTCCCCGCCCCTAAATCACAGTTGTTGGACAAAGCTTCACATTTGTTGCAGCAGATACACAGGAAGTCATCATGCTAAATACCCAAAGGACCAGTGCACCAAAGCAGCAACCTTCTTTAAAGATGAGACTTGTATATCAGAAGACTCAGATCTGTAACCACACAAATGAACATGAAAAGAAAGTAGAACCCAAGAGATACGTGGAACACATAACTCCATGCGCCCTCCGCCGGGGCTATATGCACGGACATAGTGAGGATGACCTTATTCCGAATACAAGATTTAGCCGCCACCTCACCATTTCGAAGAAGACACCGAAAAATAACCTAACCAAAAAACACGAACCTTCCCGCTGGCGAGTGGCTTGCTCCGCTATTGTCGTGgtttcgtcacggcatatgccatgggATGGCCTAAGTCAGGTGGTTGAGGCCTTATGGCCTACAACGGATTTCAGAGGCGGGTATGAGCACGAGCGACacaacgacgtacccaggttcggggccctcgtgaggaggtaacacccctactcctgccTCATGATGTATATGATGTGtgtacagtacaatggtgctccttgagctatgGCCGGCTTGATAGAGGGCTGGAGGTAGAAGAAGACCCCAGCTCCCAAGTGGTTCTGCTAAGTGTCATAGGAGAGAATAATCGATCCCCCCAAAAGGGGGCACTACTAGGGATTATATAGCGCCCGGAACATTTACAAGGAGATCCCTAGTGTCTATGGCGCCAGCTCCGCCGGCTCCAGCTTCTCCGCATGGTCCCGAGGCGCTGGGGCCCCGGGCCGCTGTCCTTGTCACGTCGTTCTGTCGCTGCCGATAGGGACAGGACAGGGCGACGGACGGCCCGTAGGTTAGCATCTAGCCCTGCCCGTAGCCTGTGGCTCCTAGTGTAGCGCTGCCGTAGCCAGCGCCGCCCCGGAGAGCCGAGCCATGATGGTTGGTCGTCAAGCTAATCCATGTAGATCTGCAGTATTGCGGGATCAGCGGGACAAGACGTCCTCGTGGACTTTTGCACCCGGACGGGCGTCCAGGAACCTTCTCCTGCAAGGATCGccaacttctggagccggccaggGGAATGACAAACCTGGCTGAGGATGGGCCAGCCGGCCCGACGATGTAGAAGCCGGCCGACCTTATCTCAAGTCTGATAGTCGATGTCGAAGCCGGCCCAGACAATGGCGCAGCCGGCCATGGCGAAGCCGGCCAAGACGTGGTCCCAGCTGGCCCCAAGGCGGCCAGCCATGGCCCAAgctggctgctcctcagccgggttTGCCATGGGCCAGCCGGCCCTGAGCCCGCTGTTCCCAGTcctttgacatacctggggtcatccccccgacattagcccctgaaGCTGGCGAGGCCCTGCGTGAAGAAGGGTCTGGGCAGGTTTCCCCCCGAAGCCTGTTCTTGGTTGATCTCATGAATCCGGCTGAAAAGCCTTTGCTGGGCCGGCTGCAAATTTCTTCACGGCCGGCTGCACCCTTTCTTTTCGTAGAAGTCCGGCTTGCGCCAGGTATGTTCTTGACTTGGAGTGTAGGAGAAATTTCCAGCTTCGTTGATGTGGTGCCGGTTTGGACACGTGGTGCGGTCCGGCTTGAACACGTGGTGAGCTCGggctctccgccgcctcgggcacCGTGCTTGACGCGACCGACCCCTGCCAGATTCCCTGGGCCAAGCCCTGTGTCTGGTCACATCGCTGCCGGCCCAGGATCCTCTGTGGTCGTGGGTGACGTGGCCCCGTAAATGCCGGAAATCGTGGGGCGGTTACCCAGAACGCACGGGAGTTATGGAGATCTTGGGCGTAGTTAATCCCACGTCCCCGCCCACGATCCCCACTTgcgcccgctataaatagggcAGAGGGGTATGCTCGAGGCTCTGATCctcacttcatcttcctcctcgtgtCGGCGCTTTGCCTCTCTCTCcagttcttcgccaaaccctcgaTTCCGGCCGATTCCACCGGCGAAACTTGTCGCGCTCTCGCATCCGGCCGCCGTGGAAGCATCTCGCGTGACGCCGCCACCGCACAGCCGGATTCAGCGCCACAGGAGGGCGTAGTTCTTCCTCACACTCACCAccgccgtcgccatcgccgccgccgccggaggagaTGGCCCACGCCAGCGGTTCATGGGAGGGGGCCCGCACGACGCAGGCGGACATCCAGCGTCTCTGCCGGTCGCAGTGTATCCCGGAGGGGTAGAGTGCCGCCTCCCCGGGTTGGAGATCATGCCGGTGGTGGAGCCAGGCGAGCGCGTGGTCTTCGTCACGCACTTTGACCGCGGCTTCGGCCTCCCGGCAAGCAACTTCTTCTGCTCCTTCCTCGACttcttcggcttgcagccgcaccaccagCCGGCCAACGCGTACCTCTCCCTTTCGTGCTACGCCACCTTCTGCGAGGGGTACGCCAGCTTGTGGACGGACATGGATTTCTGGTGCCGGCTCTTCTTTCTGAAGGCCCAGACCACAGACAGCGAGCTGCGCGCCTGCGGGGCGGCTTTGTTGTACCCGCGCCGGGACGTGCCGTTCCCGAAGATTCCGACTGCCGAGTCGGTGAAGAAgtggcagacgacgttcttctatgtgaagaacgcggACGCCGCCAAGCATCTACTCAATCTTCCGGCCTACTCACTGGACCAGCCAACCGACAAGCTCAACTGGGGGTTCTCCCCCAGGACCAACAATCCGACTGCCGAGGTCAACCGGCTCCTGGAGTACGTGCGGACCAACGTCACGCAGCACCGCCTGCCGCCGTGGACCTGATCGCCGCCTATGCCAGCCGgcaggtactaccgctccagaggTGGGTTCACAAGATCTGCTACATGAGCGGCCGGCTTGACCCGACGTGGACCTCCAAGGTTGAGCTCTCCAAGTCGGCAGTGTCCCGCCGGGTGAACGCCGTCTCCCAGGCCCACATGCCGGAGAACTGGGACTGGGGGATGGAGCCCTACCGGAGGGAGGATCCGCCGCCTCTGGTAAGCCAGCGACTTTGCTAGCTTCTGACTTttatctctctttttcttttctgcttTGTTCTTATTTTCCGCCGACCGAAGGACTTCCCCCGTATGGCTGAGGAGGATAGCGACGTGGCGACGAAGGAATGGACCACCGACCTCCCCGGCTCCGAGGATGAGGGAGACCGGGCAGCCGGCGAGGACGAGAACCCGAACGCCGATGCCCAGGTTGGCGCAGCCAGCGGGGGCCATGGTGAGTCCGCCTCGATTCACTCCTCCGCGGATATGCCGGATGATGACGAGGTTATGATCTTAGAACCGTTGGCCGTGACTCCTCTGGCTATGGCGCCTCCCGCAGACGGCAGCGCCCCGCTTGTTCGGAAGCGGAAGAAGGCTGCCGAGTAGGTGGAAGCCTCCTCCGCCCCTGCTGCCAAGAAACCGGTGCGCCCGTGAAAGAGGGCTAGGGTGAAGGTCATCCCGGAGGCCGCCGGGTGAGTCTCTTTCTCCTTAGATccttttgattccttttctttccttccacCTTAGTTTCTTGGTTGATGTTCTTATCTGTTGTTCCCTCTTGTTGATGCAGCTCCGCCATCAAGTTCTCCAAGAGCGGGGGATCCGGCTCGGTGTCTGGCGCGATGTCGCCGCCTATGGCCCCGCAATGGTCAAGGAGGGAGCCAACCTTCATGCCTGCGAGGAGGGAGACGACCCCCACACCGCCATCTTTCCCGCTGCCATCTTTGGCAGCTGGGGCTTCTTCATCCGCACCGCCGGCGGCGAGTGTCGGCTTGGGCTCTCAGGGTGAGCCGGCCCGGAAGATGGGCCAGCCTACGATCGAGGAGATCATGCAACGCAGCTAGCCGGAGGCTCCCGCAGCAGGGGGAGGAGACTTCCGGAACCTACTGAACGCCACCGCCACAGAGTCCAGCGCCCGCCTGAACCGATGTGAGAGGGTTGTCTCGGTGAGTTTTCTGACTGAATTTGTTTTTTGTTGTTGATGTTATACCGGTAGCCCCCTGAGGCATGGTCTGGCTGCTGCGAAGCCGGGCCGGGTTTCGGATACCACTTTACTAATCATGtctttctttttttcctttttaggCGGTTTCTGAGAAGCGGACCGCCTTATACAACAAACTGGTGGCCagttaccacaaggccaagactgaGCGCTCCTCCCTGGCGCGCCAGCTGGAGGTTGCCCAAGGTAAATCTTTGTTTTGACCGACTTGCGGGCGTTTTCTTTTATCATTTTGCCAGCTGATGCCTTTGCCGGCTTGCAGCTACTGCAGCCCAGGTCCCCCAGCTGCAGGAAGAGCCCCGGCTTTCGCGTGAGCAGTGCTCCGCAAGCCAGGAGACCGCCAAGGCCCTGGCCACCAAGGTGAAGGACATGGAGGGGGAGTTGGCGCGCCTGCGCCGCCTGGAAGCGAACCACCTGACCGAGCTCAACAACGTCAAGCAGGTTGAGCAAGAGAAGGTGGACAACTTGAACCAGCGCCTGGGCGAGGTGGATGAGAAGTGCCAGAAGCTTAGCAGCGACATGCCCGCTCAGTCCAAGGCGTTGACGGAGATGGCGAAGCGTTGGGTGGAGGATATCAGCGCGCTGGATCACGGCTTGGCAGGTACTTTGTTCTTATTTGGTTGTGTTTTCCACTTCCTCCTTCCGGCTTCTAGCTGGAGGCAGGCGGTGGGACTTTGCCGGCAACTGGACTACTTTGAATATCCCCGGCTTCTGGCTGGCGGCAGACGGCAAGCATTTTGCTGGCTGTCGGCAGGCTGACTTCAAAAAATTAGTCTTTTCCTGTCCTTTCCCGGCTTCAGGCTATTGCTGGCGGTAGGACTCTATCGGCTTTCAGCAGCCGGATACTCACATTTTCTCATACTtgtattttttttgttgttgcttCAGCTGCTTTCCCAGAGACCCAGGTGGCGGCCTTGGCGGCGGCGGGGAGGGCGCAGGATGAGCGCCGGGCAGCCGGCTAGATGGGCTCTCCGTACTTCAGCATGGACGATCATCTGGGCACCAAGCATGAACGGATTACGCCCGTCACCATGCTGGGGCATGAACTCCGGCTTGCGGTGGAGGAGCTCTTCcggctgctgtggccgacggagactCTGCCGGCTGATCTTGCCCATCTAGTGAAGTGGCTCGAGACCGCTCCCGACCGCCTTCTGGACTGGAAGGAGTCCGCAGCTCGCACTGGCGCCGACATGGCCCTCTCCTTCATGCTCTCGTGGTACGAGGAGGTTTCGCTGGACCAGCTGGAGCATCGTCGGGCTGGCGTGGAAGATGATCCGAGCCCGGAGACCAAAACGCGCCAGCTTGCGAGGGcttgcgccatcgccgacttcgtcaacAACTCCAACTTTGTCTCCGACCCCAACCTGCCTGAGGATGatctagaggaggaagaagaggaagcagaAGATGCGGAGGAAACGGCCACACCTGATGCTGCGCCGGCTGCCGCCTCAggagctcctccggctggtcctcctctATCCGGACCTTAGATGTCGCCTGTTTTTATCTTTCATTTTCACCAAGACAAAtgttaaatccccggaatgccgggcgTAGGTGTAAAGACTATGTTCGCGACTTTTTATTATCATGTTGTTAGTTTATTTCCTTGATCATCTTTTATGCTATGGCTTGCTTTTTGTCTGAGCCCCTTGGTTTTTCTTATCTTCCCCACCCTTTGGCTTCTCCCTCGCTAGCCGGGCGGCCGGGTTGCGGTCCGCAGCTGGGCAAGGGAGGGGCCGCTGAGTGAGGCCGACAATAATTCAGCTAAGGGCGTAGATTTGGAGAAAGCTGATGCTTTTATGAAAGGTTCGAACGAGAGCCGACTCGCCCttgctctttcccttagtcgtttttcgcgtgccggctccttgAGCTTTTTCTCCCGCCAGTCGGACAACCGAGTTGCGATCTGTACCTCGGCGAGGGGTTTGCTTCCGGGTGCCGGGTCATTGTATTAAGAAGGCCGCGTGAGAGGGATCGGGCCAGCCGGCGAAAGCAGTAAAGTACTTAAAAAAGGTGTTGAAACGGGGCACGCTTGTGGCGCAAGTTTTCATTACAACACATGATACAAAAGAGAtacagggatacatacattccacctctcaagtgtaaaatgggcggagcaggttaacattccagggacgtttagtctcctcatcAGCCCTGTCcgacttgtttttcttagcctcttgggcatcaatgagatagtaggaatcgttgCCCAAGGATTTGCTAacgatgaagggaccttcccatggggagGATAGCTTGTGCTGGCCGGCTGTCcattggatcagccggagcactaggtcaccTTCTCGGAATGCcaggggctggaccttccggctgtgatagcggcggaggctttgctggtatacagcagatctggacacggccagtagccgggcttcttcgaccaggtcaactccatcttcgcgggcCTCTTTAGCATCCGCCTCGGTGTACAACTTGATTCTGGGCGTGTCGtggtcgatatcagtcggcaggacggcctcggccccatacacgggcaagaaaggcgtgaagccgaCGTAGCGGTTTGGCGTGGTGCGCAAGCTCCATAGCATagagggcagctcttcaatctagCAGCCGGCGGCGCGCTCCAGTGGCTCAACCAACCGGGGCCGGATGTCGGCCAGGATCAAGCCGTTGGCTTTCTCCACCTGTCTGTTGGACTCAGGGTGGGCCACGGACGCTAGGTCCATCTGGATCCCTTTTTCCCCACAGAAGCGAGAGAAGACCCCTTGGGCGAAGTTGGTgctgttgtcggtgatgatgctatggggATAGCTGTATCGCAAAATGATGTCCTTGAGGAAGGTGACGACCGTGGAACCATCCAATTTCTTGATGGGCTTGgcctctatccacttggtgaactagtCGACCATCACgaggaggtgtgtcatgccgcctcgggcagttttgaatgggccgaccTTGTCGAGGCCCCACACAACAAATGGCCAAGTAATGGGGATAGTCTTCAGGGCGGAAGCCGGCGCATGCCTTTTCTTAGCGAAGCGCTGGCAGCCATTGCATGCCCTGACCATGTTCTTAGCATCTTTCAATGCAGTTGGCCAATAGAAGCCATGGCGGAAGGCTTTGCCCACgatggctctggaggaggcatgGTGGCCGCACTCTCcgtggtggatctctctgaggagctCTATCCCTTCATCCGTCTCGATGcagcgctggaacaccccacttacgctgcgtttgtacagctggtggttgatgatggtatagaccttggcccttctctcaatttgCCTGGCTTGGACTCGGTCCTCGGGCAGCTTGCCATCGGCCAGGTATGAGAGGAATTGTTGTGCCCATGATGGTACACATTTTATCTCGAACACGCTTGCCACTGTTGTCTCCGGCTCGGAAGCCCCCGGGtccggctgagaagcccccgggtccgGCTGGCGAGCACCcgagtttggctgagaagcccccgggtccgGCTGaggagcccccgggttcggctgagaagcccccgggtccgACTGAGGAACCCCCGGGTCCGGCTGAAGAACCCCCGGGTCAGCCGACACGTATATGGGGTCGAAATCCGGCAAAGGTGTGATGGATGGCTTTCGCAAGTGTTCCAGGGTGACGCCTGGTGGtatagcttgccgggttgagccgatCTTGGATAGTGCGTCAGCTGCCTCGTTGTTGGCAcggggcacatggtgaaactcacaccccttGAAGAAGCCGGCgatctgctggacgtggaagtggTACGATGCCATGTTGGCATCCTTCACGTCCCATTCGCCAGaagcttgctgtataaccaagtcggagtcgccgaagcagaggatGCGATGCACtcctatctccttggccagcttgagcccatgaatgagcgcctcGTACTCTGCCACATTGTTGGACGCGGTGAAGTCGAGCTGCAGGACATAGCccagccggtcccccttgggagaggtgatgacgatgccggctcccaagctccCGCGCATTTTGGAGccatcgaagtgcatcttccaatgcgaGGAGTCGGGTACAGGCAGCAGGTATTGGACCTCGGCCCAATCGACGAAGAAGCCGGCCAGTATAAGATGTAGTGAGTcgccagctccagggcccacttggtgacccggccattggcgtctttgctgccaataATCTCTGCAAGGGGAGCTGTGCACACCACCTTgatgggatgctcttggaagtagtgcttgagtttcctGACCGCCATGTACACACCGTAGGTgagcttctggtagtgggggtagttttgcttggaCTGTGAGAGCACCTCGCTAAGGTAATAAACTGGGCGCTGGACCGCCTGCTCCTTACCCTCTTCCTtgtgctccaccaccaggacggcGCTGACCATGCGGTTGGTGGCAGCTATGTACATCAGCATTGGCTCTTTGGAAGTCGGCGATGCTAAGATGGGCGCAGTTGATAACATGCGCTTCAGGTCACGGAATGCCGCGTCCTCCTGCGGAGACCAGACGAAGGTGTCTGACTTCTTGAGCAGCTGGTAcaagggcagtgccttctcccccagccggctggcgAAGCGGATCAAGGAGGCTAGGTAaccagtgaacttctggacgtccttgaggcactgcggcagctccatcttctccagggcactgatcttctctggGTTGGCTTTGATCCCACGCTGAGAGACCAaggagttggccggctggcacgccaaaggtgCACTTGGCTGGGTTGAGCTTCATCAGGAATCTTcttagattggtgaaggtttctctcagatcatcaaggagggtacGCTTCTCCTTagtttttacaacgacatcatccacatacgcgtgaacatttctgccgatttgctcttgcaagcatttttgcatgcacctttggtaggtggtgcCTGCGTTTTTTAAGCCGaaaggcatagtcgtgtagcaataagccccatacggggtaatgaacgaagtctttatttgataagccggattcaaaggaatctggtggtagcctgaataggcatgtaaaaaagacaatagttcacagccggcagtagaatctatgacttgatctatgtgcggcaaggggaaggggtccttcgggcaagccttgttcaggctagtttagtcgatacacatgcgccaggagccgttcttcttcaaaaccaggactgggttcgccaaccagtccgggtgtagcacttccatgatgaagccggttgCGAGCAGCCGGGCGATCTCCTCACCAATGGCCTTTCTCCTATCTTCGGCGAAGCGGCGGAGAGGTTGCTTCACCGGATTGGCCTCAGGCCATACGTGAAGGTGGTGCTCAGCcggctccctcggcacacccgacaTGTCTCGAGGAGACCATGCGaatatgtcccgattctcacggaggaagatggtgagctcgctttcctatttgttgTCAAAGCCGGcatcgatggtgacgaacttgtccggctgagcGGGGTCGaggaggatcttcttggtgtcgttggccggctggaagtggGTGGTGCCAGCCGGGTTGTCTACAGCCGGCATACCGGCATGAGCGGCCTTGGCCTTGTCGACGACATCCAGGATCTACTGCTTTTCAGAAGCGATGACGAgcatctgggccatcttggagctttgGGAAGCGCATGCCATGGCGTGGCGATAATCGctagctatggtgatgacccctttagggccaggcatcttcatcttcaggtacccatagtggggcaccgccatgaacttggccaAAGCCGGCCGACCCAGGAGGGCGTGGTAGGGGCTGaccaggtccaccacctcgaactcgaggtTCTCAGTGCGGAAGTGCTCCGGCTTCCTGAGCATGACGTCCAGCCGAACCCAGCTGATTGAAGCGCAGgagtggcccggcacgatgccgtggaagaTGGTGTTGTTGGGGCGCAGCTGGCATTCTGGTATGCCCAGCTTCctagcggtgtcgcggtagaggttgttgatgctgctgctgccGTCGATGAGGACCCGCGAG includes the following:
- the LOC127310860 gene encoding uncharacterized protein, giving the protein MSGVPREPAEHHLHVWPEANPVKQPLRRFAEDRRKAIASLIRFASRLGEKALPLYQLLKKSDTFVWSPQEDAAFRDLKRMLSTAPILASPTSKEPMLMYIAATNRMVSAVLVVEHKEEGKEQAVQRPVYYLSEVLSQSKQNYPHYQKLTYGVYMAVRKLKHYFQEHPIKLDFTASNNVAEYEALIHGLKLAKEIGVHRILCFGDSDLVIQQASGEWDVKDANMASYHFHVQQIAGFFKGCEFHHVPRANNEAADALSKIGSTRQAIPPGVTLEHLRKPSITPLPDFDPIYVSADPGVLQPDPGVPQSDPGASQPNPGAPQPDPGASQPNSGARQPDPGASQPDPGASEPETTVASVFEIKCVPSWAQQFLSYLADGKLPEDRVQASVSGVFQRCIETDEGIELLREIHHGECGHHASSRAIVGKAFRHGFYWPTALKDAKNMVRACNGCQRFAKKRHAPASALKTIPITWPFVVWGLDKFTKWIEAKPIKKLDGSTVVTFLKDIILRYSYPHSIITDNSTNFAQGVFSRFCGEKGIQMDLASVAHPESNRQVEKANGLILADIRPRLVEPLERAAGC